One part of the Megachile rotundata isolate GNS110a chromosome 16, iyMegRotu1, whole genome shotgun sequence genome encodes these proteins:
- the LOC100879735 gene encoding ubiquitin-conjugating enzyme E2 J2, which translates to MNRTTNSATARLKQDYLRLKKDPVPYVLAEPVPSNILEWHYVVKGPEKTPYEGGFYHGKLIFPGEFPFQPPSIYMTTPNGRFKVNTRLCLSISDFHPDTWNPAWSVSTILTGLLSFMIEKSPTLGSINTTDYEKKQLAAQSLEYNLKDKMFCELFPETVEVIKAELEHRKELEKQARHQSTASEVSSLIRDQLQREQSPLHSALTNLIVIIGFAAFAYTVKYVLRSIAME; encoded by the exons ATGAATAGAACAACAAATAGCGCAACAGCAAGACTTAAACAGGATTACTTACGTCTGAAAAAAGACCCTGTACCATACGTTCTTGCAGAACCTGTGCCATCAAATATACTAGAATG GCACTATGTAGTAAAAGGTCCAGAAAAAACCCCTTATGAAGGAGGATTTTATCATGGCAAACTTATATTTCCTGGAGAATTTCCATTCCAGCCTCCTAGCATTTATATGACTACTCCAAATGGTCGATTTAAAGTTAATACTAGACTATGTTTATCCATTTCTGATTTTCATCCTGACACATGGAATCCAGCATGGAGTGTATCTACTATTCTTACAGGACTACTTAGTTTTATg ATTGAAAAGAGTCCAACGCTTGGGAGTATTAACACAACAGATTATGAAAAGAAACAGTTAGCTGCACAAAGTCTGGAATACAATTTAAAAGACAAAATGTTCTGTGAACTCTTTCCAGAAACTGTTGAG GTAATAAAAGCTGAATTAGAACACCGTAAAGAATTGGAAAAGCAGGCGAGGCATCAGTCTACGGCATCGGAAGTTTCGTCTTTGATACGCGACCAACTACAAAGAGAACAAAGTCCTTTGCATAGTGCTCTTACTAATCTCATTGTCATTATAGGGTTTGCAGCATTTGCTTATACAGTAAAATATGTATTGAGGAGCATTGCTATGGAATAA
- the Tmem98 gene encoding transmembrane protein 98, with amino-acid sequence MMSSPVSINNTGTTAGAIGMETVVAVALGALAAIFLGALLVLLVICKRQRCYYNQKDSPDLSSDLLEGEKFSGLGLDVWESDEWLAGAERWVDDATGLAPLCIAVLRSCHALASSLTAIAGTVNSNTVPLEIVDVARRIPPRVDDVVRSLYPPLDARLLEARVAALVLAVTHLALVTKHGVSKSHARKLAFIDQALSDMDSHLAILRNAALAQEIACAVPASTPV; translated from the exons atgaTGAGCTCACCAGTGTCCATAAACAACACTGGTACCACAGCTGGTGCTATTGGTATGGAAACAGTGGTAGCAGTAGCACTTGGTGCACTTGCTGCTATTTTTCTTGGAGCACTTTTAGTTTTACTTGTAATTTGTAAACGACAACGATGTTATTAT AATCAAAAAGATTCTCCAGACTTGAGCTCAGATTTATTAGAAGGAGAGAAATTTTCTGGCTTAGGTTTAGATGTGTGGGAAAGTGATGAATGGCTGGCTGGTGCTGAAAG GTGGGTTGACGATGCAACTGGTTTAGCTCCACTGTGTATTGCTGTGTTAAGATCTTGTCATGCTTTAGCTTCAAGTCTTACTGCTATTGCAGGAACAGTAAACAGTAACACTGTCCCATTGGAAATAGTTGAT GTTGCTAGACGTATTCCACCACGTGTGGATGATGTGGTCAGAAGTTTATATCCTCCATTAGATGCAAGACTTCTAGAAGCCAGAGTAGCAGCTTTAGTATTAGCTGTTACTCATTTGGCTCTTGTAACCAAGCATGGAGTATCAAAAAGTCATGCTAGAAAATTAGCATTTATTGATCAGGCTCTAAGCGATATGGATTCTCATCTCGCAATTTTGAGAAATGCCGCATTAGCGCAAGAAATTGCTTGCGCGGTTCCAGCGTCGACACCTGTCTGA